From a region of the Corallococcus coralloides DSM 2259 genome:
- a CDS encoding diacylglycerol/lipid kinase family protein, whose translation MNIAVLVNLRARKGTEGMGGLVRDLLPRARVALTRSLEEAQEWVDQLRHDPPSLLLAGGGDGTITGLLNELRSQGVALPAIGVLPLGTGNAWARVTGAPRPQVALKQIAAYGERLPPLRPFSLVRVEGRVAPFAGTGWDAEMIQDFKNQLAAAGPLKKAQSGLRGYLGAMFTRTVPRHLFGEGNPNVSVYNLGASALTIDASGAVRPLPNGGEGQLLYQGPAGVAGAATTPEWGFGFKAFPFAQAVPHRLSVRVYGAGVMEATRNMFRLWRGEHPMPRMHDFFVERLRMDFDREVPFQMGGDVLGMRRSLEFDLAEENVNLVDWRRLGRLVAV comes from the coding sequence ATGAACATCGCCGTCCTCGTCAATCTGCGTGCGCGTAAAGGGACCGAGGGGATGGGCGGGCTCGTCAGAGACCTGCTCCCCCGGGCCCGGGTGGCCCTGACCCGTTCCCTGGAGGAAGCCCAGGAGTGGGTGGACCAGCTGAGGCACGACCCGCCCAGCCTGCTGCTCGCGGGCGGAGGCGACGGCACCATCACGGGCCTGCTCAACGAGCTGCGCTCCCAGGGCGTGGCCCTGCCGGCCATTGGCGTGCTGCCGCTGGGCACGGGCAACGCCTGGGCCCGCGTCACCGGGGCGCCGCGTCCCCAGGTGGCCCTGAAGCAGATCGCCGCGTATGGCGAGCGCCTGCCGCCCCTGCGTCCCTTCTCCCTGGTGCGGGTGGAGGGCCGGGTGGCGCCCTTCGCGGGCACGGGCTGGGACGCGGAGATGATTCAGGACTTCAAGAACCAGCTCGCCGCCGCCGGTCCGCTGAAGAAGGCGCAGTCCGGCCTGCGCGGCTACCTGGGCGCCATGTTCACGCGCACGGTGCCGCGCCACCTGTTCGGCGAGGGCAACCCGAACGTCTCCGTCTACAACCTGGGCGCGTCCGCGCTGACCATCGACGCGTCCGGCGCGGTGCGGCCGTTGCCCAACGGCGGCGAGGGGCAGCTCCTGTACCAGGGCCCCGCGGGCGTGGCGGGCGCGGCGACGACGCCGGAGTGGGGCTTCGGCTTCAAGGCGTTCCCGTTCGCGCAGGCGGTGCCGCACCGGCTGTCCGTGCGCGTGTACGGCGCGGGCGTGATGGAGGCCACGCGCAACATGTTCCGCCTGTGGCGCGGCGAGCACCCCATGCCGCGCATGCACGACTTCTTCGTGGAGCGCCTGCGGATGGACTTCGACCGCGAGGTGCCCTTCCAGATGGGCGGCGACGTGCTGGGCATGCGCCGCTCGCTGGAGTTCGACCTGGCGGAAGAGAACGTCAACCTGGTCGACTGGCGGCGCCTGGGGCGGCTCGTCGCCGTCTAG
- a CDS encoding GntR family transcriptional regulator: MVRVGLVAYVEEQLEREIALGRLPGNGRLASERMMARRYGVSRGTVREALRRLSARGLVVQHPGRQARAVALDESLTLENLGLALHGERPEECRRLLEGFFLLKRQVLVELLADCCANASVMDLGLLGSTCFQLWDAARWHPAERCVQLEFELLRLAARAAARPGYQLLIQSLLRAFRGTAAGLLPFMGGESLREWAVCAMHALNERDTQALLHQLPALLKAYDERVLDAFAPTSRKHASPEDNRPQECSPSAPASATTQDDAGHLAPADEALEVAPHASRQDCPVEADRAAPLLAAAPALNPCERDGECAGGDETNAPLGSLSDCRTGCDASPPDQLRTPSTGAPGQNPVTEDKEGGLLRVDCSGRIRTNRASAPDASTDREPPS, from the coding sequence ATGGTGAGGGTGGGGCTCGTGGCGTACGTGGAGGAGCAGCTCGAGCGGGAGATCGCGCTGGGACGGCTGCCGGGGAACGGGCGGTTGGCCTCGGAGCGGATGATGGCTCGTCGCTATGGGGTGAGCCGGGGCACCGTGCGCGAGGCACTGCGGCGACTGTCAGCGCGGGGGCTGGTGGTGCAGCATCCCGGACGCCAGGCACGAGCGGTGGCACTGGATGAGTCGCTGACGTTGGAGAACCTGGGCCTGGCACTCCATGGCGAGCGCCCCGAGGAGTGCCGACGCCTCTTGGAGGGCTTCTTCCTCCTCAAGCGGCAGGTGTTGGTGGAGCTACTGGCCGACTGCTGCGCGAATGCCTCCGTCATGGACCTGGGGCTGCTGGGGAGCACCTGCTTCCAGCTTTGGGACGCGGCACGCTGGCACCCCGCGGAGCGGTGCGTGCAGCTGGAATTCGAGTTGCTGCGGCTGGCGGCCCGGGCGGCGGCACGTCCCGGGTACCAGCTCCTCATCCAGTCGCTACTGCGGGCCTTCAGAGGCACTGCGGCCGGGCTGCTGCCCTTCATGGGCGGCGAGTCGCTGCGCGAATGGGCCGTGTGCGCGATGCATGCCCTGAACGAGCGCGACACCCAGGCACTCCTGCACCAGCTGCCGGCACTCCTGAAGGCGTATGATGAGCGTGTACTGGACGCCTTCGCACCCACTTCACGGAAGCATGCGTCCCCCGAGGACAACCGCCCCCAGGAGTGCAGCCCCAGCGCCCCCGCGTCAGCCACCACGCAGGATGATGCGGGCCACCTCGCACCAGCCGACGAGGCGCTCGAGGTTGCACCTCATGCCTCTCGGCAGGACTGTCCCGTGGAAGCGGACCGCGCGGCGCCGTTGCTCGCAGCGGCCCCGGCGCTCAATCCCTGCGAGCGTGATGGGGAGTGTGCCGGAGGAGACGAGACGAACGCGCCCTTGGGAAGCCTGTCCGACTGTCGGACAGGTTGTGACGCTTCGCCTCCCGACCAACTCAGGACTCCATCCACCGGCGCTCCTGGACAGAATCCCGTAACGGAGGACAAGGAGGGTGGATTGCTCCGCGTCGATTGCTCCGGACGCATCCGCACGAATCGTGCTTCCGCGCCGGATGCGTCAACGGACCGCGAACCGCCGTCCTAG
- a CDS encoding SDR family NAD(P)-dependent oxidoreductase gives MDRIWKKKVIVITGASSGIGRATALLLAKKGAHVVLAARREEPLEELAAECESHGVQALMVPTDVSDAAAVKGLAEAAVEAFGHFDGWVNNAGVYMLGSLEETPDEAFRQLMETNFFGTVSGARMALSQFRRQGYGTLVNVSSTFGTVPAPYLSAYVASKFAVRGFSASLRQELLNTGIDVCTVMPAAIDTPLWRHTANYTGWRVRPVEPVYTPERVARTILRVLRHPQDEVMVGPAGKSFSAMHGLLPGTFERTMKAGTDVLHFKNERQGPTPGNVFQPMEEGDTASGGYHGTGKQWLRRLLVAGGLAAAAVTLRRRAAERRLDARLMHALGV, from the coding sequence ATGGATCGCATCTGGAAGAAGAAGGTCATCGTCATCACGGGCGCCTCCAGCGGCATTGGCCGGGCCACGGCGCTGCTGCTGGCGAAGAAGGGCGCCCACGTGGTGCTCGCCGCGCGGCGGGAGGAGCCCCTGGAGGAGCTGGCGGCCGAGTGCGAGTCCCACGGCGTCCAGGCCCTGATGGTGCCCACGGACGTGTCGGACGCGGCGGCCGTGAAGGGGCTGGCGGAGGCCGCGGTGGAGGCCTTCGGCCACTTCGACGGCTGGGTGAACAACGCGGGCGTCTACATGCTGGGCAGCCTGGAGGAGACGCCGGACGAGGCCTTCCGCCAGCTCATGGAGACCAACTTCTTCGGCACGGTGAGCGGCGCGCGCATGGCGCTCTCCCAGTTCCGCCGCCAGGGCTACGGGACGCTCGTCAACGTGTCCTCCACCTTTGGCACCGTGCCCGCGCCGTACCTGAGCGCCTACGTGGCCTCCAAGTTCGCGGTGCGCGGCTTCTCCGCGTCGCTGCGCCAGGAGCTGCTGAACACGGGCATCGACGTATGCACGGTGATGCCCGCCGCCATCGACACGCCCCTGTGGCGCCACACCGCCAACTACACCGGCTGGCGCGTCCGCCCGGTGGAGCCCGTCTACACGCCGGAGCGCGTGGCCCGCACCATCCTCCGCGTGCTGCGCCACCCCCAGGACGAGGTGATGGTCGGCCCCGCGGGGAAGAGCTTCTCGGCGATGCACGGCCTGCTCCCCGGCACGTTCGAGCGCACCATGAAGGCCGGCACGGACGTGCTGCACTTCAAGAACGAGCGGCAGGGCCCCACCCCCGGCAACGTCTTCCAGCCCATGGAGGAGGGGGACACGGCCTCGGGCGGTTACCACGGCACCGGAAAACAATGGCTACGTCGTCTATTGGTGGCCGGAGGGCTGGCCGCCGCGGCGGTGACGCTGCGCCGGCGTGCGGCCGAGCGGCGCCTGGACGCGCGGCTCATGCACGCCCTGGGGGTGTGA